A genomic segment from Stenotrophomonas maltophilia encodes:
- a CDS encoding substrate-binding domain-containing protein, with the protein MNKYKTLAALVATALLATAGAASAQTAVTGGGASLPADLYKGQADSILPANFSYAVTGSGTGKKAFLENNSALFSTTGTVHFAGSDSVLSSTELSTYNSTYNVAGDTNRYGALVQIPSVATSVTIPFNKAGSAIDLSVTQICGIFSGKITDWSSIDSARSGSIQVVYRGESSGTSELLARFLTTACQPADVSGTTLKLTNGVPAFSVQSTFANLFTTVPSNFIAAPATGGTALYNAVYATDGRVGYVGPDVIPSLTDATKVAKVKGFSPDEVSVQATLETAAPPTGAAAENPANWVPVFGNPSAGYPIAGYTNFVFGQCYKNATVGANVRGFLTRHYGSTVVNGVEQGPNDVAIRAHKFIPLTKAWRDAVRARFATATNAGAVNNPSTCSGIGRPL; encoded by the coding sequence ATGAACAAGTACAAGACCCTGGCCGCGCTGGTTGCCACCGCGCTGCTCGCCACCGCCGGTGCCGCTTCGGCGCAGACCGCTGTCACCGGTGGCGGCGCCTCGCTGCCGGCCGACCTCTACAAGGGCCAGGCCGACAGCATCCTGCCGGCCAACTTCAGCTACGCCGTGACCGGTTCGGGCACGGGCAAGAAGGCCTTCCTGGAAAACAACTCGGCGCTGTTCTCCACCACCGGTACCGTGCACTTCGCCGGTAGCGATTCGGTGCTGAGCAGCACCGAGCTGAGCACCTACAACAGCACCTACAACGTGGCCGGCGACACCAACCGCTATGGCGCCCTGGTGCAGATCCCGTCGGTCGCCACCTCGGTCACGATTCCGTTCAACAAGGCCGGCTCGGCGATCGACCTGTCGGTCACCCAGATCTGCGGCATCTTCTCGGGCAAGATCACCGACTGGTCGAGCATCGACAGCGCCCGCAGCGGCAGCATCCAGGTGGTCTACCGTGGCGAAAGCAGCGGCACCAGCGAACTGCTGGCCCGCTTCCTGACCACCGCCTGCCAGCCGGCCGACGTCTCCGGCACCACCCTGAAGCTGACCAACGGCGTGCCGGCGTTCTCGGTGCAGTCGACCTTCGCCAACCTGTTCACCACCGTGCCGTCGAACTTCATCGCTGCCCCGGCCACCGGCGGCACCGCGCTGTACAACGCGGTCTACGCTACTGACGGCCGCGTCGGCTACGTTGGTCCGGACGTGATCCCGAGCCTGACCGATGCCACCAAGGTCGCCAAGGTCAAGGGCTTCTCGCCGGATGAAGTGAGCGTGCAGGCGACCCTGGAAACCGCTGCTCCGCCGACCGGCGCTGCTGCTGAGAACCCCGCCAACTGGGTGCCGGTGTTCGGCAACCCGAGCGCGGGCTACCCGATCGCGGGTTACACCAACTTCGTGTTCGGCCAGTGCTACAAGAACGCCACCGTCGGCGCCAACGTCCGCGGCTTCCTGACCCGCCACTACGGCAGCACCGTGGTCAACGGTGTGGAGCAGGGCCCGAACGACGTCGCGATCCGCGCGCACAAGTTCATCCCGCTGACCAAGGCCTGGCGTGATGCCGTCCGTGCCCGCTTCGCCACCGCCACCAACGCCGGTGCGGTGAACAATCCGAGCACCTGCTCGGGTATCGGCCGTCCGCTGTAA
- the gspF gene encoding type II secretion system inner membrane protein GspF: MALFDYQAANAQGRIEKGQLDADSPRGARQLLRGRGLTPVQVSAARSAGSGWGARRLSASELAWATRQLASLLAASLPLEGALSAVIEQAERPHVAQALTAVRADVRAGQRLTVALAARPRDFPPIYRALVGAGEDSGDLARVMERLADYIEERNALQAKVLTAFIYPAAISLVSVAIVIFLLSYVVPQVVTAFVQARQTLPMLTQVMLAASAFVRSWGMWMGLGIAALVVAWRLALRKPELRLRWDAMLLRLPMVGRFVLGVNSARFASTLAILLDAGVPLLRALEAARQTLGNALLARCADDVSARVREGAALGSALKVQKVYPPILVHLVASGEKTGSLAPLLDRAAQTISREIERRAMALTALLEPTMILVMGGVVLTIVLAVLMPIMEMNQLVQ, encoded by the coding sequence ATGGCACTGTTCGACTACCAGGCTGCCAACGCGCAGGGCCGCATCGAGAAGGGCCAGTTGGATGCCGACAGCCCGCGCGGTGCTCGCCAGCTGCTGCGCGGGCGCGGGCTGACCCCTGTGCAGGTGAGCGCTGCGCGCAGTGCCGGCAGTGGCTGGGGCGCTCGCCGGCTGTCTGCCAGCGAGCTGGCCTGGGCTACGCGCCAGCTGGCCAGCCTGTTGGCGGCCAGCCTGCCGTTGGAAGGCGCATTGAGTGCGGTGATCGAACAGGCCGAACGCCCGCACGTGGCCCAGGCGCTCACCGCAGTACGCGCCGACGTGCGTGCCGGCCAGCGCCTGACCGTGGCGCTGGCAGCGCGGCCACGCGATTTCCCGCCCATCTATCGGGCGCTGGTGGGAGCAGGCGAAGACTCCGGCGATCTGGCACGGGTGATGGAGCGCCTGGCCGACTACATTGAAGAACGCAATGCGCTGCAGGCCAAGGTGCTGACCGCCTTCATCTATCCAGCGGCGATCAGCCTGGTATCGGTGGCGATCGTGATCTTCCTGCTCAGCTACGTGGTGCCGCAGGTGGTGACCGCGTTCGTGCAGGCGCGGCAGACGCTGCCGATGCTAACGCAGGTGATGCTGGCCGCCAGCGCGTTCGTGCGCAGCTGGGGCATGTGGATGGGGCTGGGCATCGCTGCGCTGGTGGTGGCCTGGCGGTTGGCCCTGCGCAAGCCCGAGCTGCGCCTGCGCTGGGATGCGATGCTGCTGCGGCTGCCGATGGTCGGGCGTTTCGTGCTGGGTGTGAACAGTGCGCGCTTCGCCTCGACACTGGCGATCCTGCTGGATGCCGGCGTACCGCTGCTACGCGCACTGGAGGCCGCGCGGCAGACCCTGGGCAACGCGTTGCTGGCGCGTTGTGCAGATGATGTGTCGGCGCGCGTACGCGAAGGTGCCGCGCTTGGCTCTGCGCTGAAGGTGCAGAAGGTGTATCCGCCGATCCTGGTGCATCTGGTGGCCAGTGGTGAGAAGACCGGTTCGCTGGCGCCGCTGCTGGATCGCGCCGCACAGACCATCTCGCGCGAGATCGAGCGTCGCGCGATGGCGCTCACTGCGCTGCTGGAACCGACCATGATCCTGGTGATGGGCGGCGTGGTGCTGACGATCGTGCTGGCCGTGCTGATGCCGATCATGGAAATGAACCAGCTGGTGCAGTAG
- the gspE gene encoding type II secretion system ATPase GspE produces MSAAAPLPYAWVRSHGVMLSEAGGEPVLLGTAETAAWAVAELRRRHGPLPFQALDAATWQQRLGEQYRDGGDAAAVVGAAESEVDLDRLMQDMPEVTDLLDAQDDAPVIRMINALLAQAARDGASDLHIEPFETHSVVRYRVDGTLRDMVQPRRALHAALVSRIKIMAHLDIAEKRLPQDGRIAIRVGGRPLDIRVSTVPTGHGERAVLRLLEKDAGRLQLQRLGMADDTLATFTGLIRQPHGIVLVTGPTGSGKTTSLYAALGQLDSSTSNILTVEDPVEYDFAGIGQIQVNARIGMSFGTALRAILRQDPDTIMIGEIRDLETAQIAVQSSLTGHGVLASLHTNDAISAVTRLADMGVEPFLLASSLRGVLAQRLVRRLCTQCRRAEVDGDGRTVWRAVGCAACANSGYRGRTGIHELFVVDDRVRALIHEGQGEPALREAARRAGMRTLRQDGQRWVDSGVTTLEEILRVTGDD; encoded by the coding sequence GTGAGCGCTGCCGCGCCGCTGCCGTACGCCTGGGTGCGCAGCCATGGCGTGATGCTGTCCGAGGCGGGCGGCGAGCCCGTGTTGCTGGGCACCGCCGAAACCGCGGCGTGGGCCGTGGCCGAACTGCGCCGCCGGCATGGTCCGCTGCCGTTCCAGGCCCTGGATGCGGCGACCTGGCAGCAGCGGCTGGGTGAGCAGTATCGTGACGGCGGCGATGCCGCTGCCGTAGTGGGTGCCGCCGAAAGCGAAGTCGATCTGGACCGGCTGATGCAGGATATGCCGGAGGTCACCGATCTGCTGGATGCACAGGACGATGCGCCGGTGATCCGCATGATCAATGCACTGCTGGCACAGGCTGCACGCGATGGCGCCAGCGATCTGCATATCGAACCGTTCGAGACCCATTCGGTGGTGCGCTACCGCGTGGACGGCACCCTGCGCGACATGGTGCAGCCACGGCGCGCACTGCATGCGGCGCTGGTATCACGCATCAAGATCATGGCCCACCTGGACATTGCCGAGAAGCGCCTGCCGCAGGACGGGCGCATCGCGATCCGCGTGGGCGGGCGGCCGCTGGATATCCGTGTCTCCACGGTGCCGACCGGGCATGGCGAGCGTGCTGTGCTGCGCCTGCTGGAAAAGGATGCCGGTCGCCTGCAGCTGCAGCGCCTCGGCATGGCCGACGACACCCTGGCCACGTTCACCGGATTGATCCGGCAGCCGCATGGCATCGTGCTGGTCACCGGGCCGACCGGCAGCGGCAAGACCACGTCGCTGTACGCCGCACTGGGCCAGCTCGACAGCAGCACCAGCAACATCCTCACCGTGGAAGACCCGGTGGAGTACGACTTCGCCGGCATCGGCCAGATCCAGGTCAACGCGCGCATCGGCATGAGCTTTGGTACCGCGCTGCGTGCGATCCTGCGCCAGGACCCGGACACCATCATGATCGGCGAGATCCGCGACCTGGAAACCGCACAGATTGCGGTGCAGTCGTCGCTGACCGGCCATGGCGTGCTGGCCTCCCTGCACACCAACGACGCGATCTCGGCGGTGACCCGCCTGGCCGACATGGGCGTGGAGCCGTTCCTGCTGGCCTCGTCGCTGCGCGGCGTGCTGGCGCAGCGGCTGGTGCGGCGGCTGTGCACGCAATGCCGGCGCGCCGAGGTGGATGGCGACGGCCGTACCGTGTGGCGCGCGGTGGGCTGCGCAGCCTGCGCCAACAGTGGCTATCGGGGGCGAACCGGCATCCATGAACTGTTTGTAGTGGACGACCGCGTGCGCGCGTTGATCCATGAAGGGCAGGGCGAGCCCGCGCTGCGCGAGGCGGCCCGGCGTGCTGGCATGCGGACCTTGCGGCAGGATGGCCAGCGCTGGGTCGACAGCGGGGTGACCACGCTGGAAGAGATCCTGCGCGTCACCGGCGACGATTGA
- the gspD gene encoding type II secretion system secretin GspD, which produces MRAMRSLACSTVLALIVCIAHAPAPLLAQDARDEPVQLNLVDTDIGGVLRMAARFTGRQFLVDPRVTGKMTVVSDGPVSRTQAYQLLLGALRMRGFAVVENGGVSRVVPQADAKLLGGRVGSGGAGGEVATRTFALRYENAAAMVAVLRPMISPDNPITANPGNNTLVITDYADNLERIARVIASVDTPAGMDTDVVKLQQGIAVDVAAMVAPLLDAQGAEPTQKVVVMADPRSNSVLLRSSSPGRTRLARQLVEKLDRAQDESGNLHVVYLRNAQANQLAGVLRGVVAGQSDAAAMGSNEGITPLPGDANRSAPTQPSQPQQAKTGGNALESQRLDPSRRDPIDAGSTGFSQNGISVQADVATNTLLISAPEPVYRNLRRVIDQLDQRRAQVLVESLIVEVNQTDAAELGVQWMLGNGRTFGGTHFGGATGGSGLSTTARTTLDVLPKDGLKIGVIDGTINLPGVGQILNMKALANALQSKGGANILSTPNLMTLDNEAASIMVGQTVPFVSGRYVTDGGGGSNNPFQTIVREDVGLKLRVRPQISEGGTVKLDIYQEVSSIDAQSANSTAGIITNKRALDTSVLLDDGQIMVLGGLLEDSVSHGRDAVPGLGKIPVLGALFRSDTRKRTKTNLMVFLRPHVVRDPAAGQRLTRDRYDYMRNAQAGAQPVQSWALPALSAPQLPPQDLSVLGQGNARDGQGQPLQNTSLAALYPSGEGDAQLVQFAQGLDPARASQGVAQVRALGLQAYAEATPGESGQRLRVRLPRDPATLDPALQQLRGLGYTPELVIGP; this is translated from the coding sequence ATGAGGGCGATGCGCAGCCTTGCCTGCAGTACCGTACTGGCGCTGATCGTGTGCATCGCCCACGCACCGGCGCCGCTGCTGGCGCAGGACGCCCGCGATGAGCCGGTGCAATTGAACCTGGTCGACACCGATATCGGTGGCGTGCTGCGCATGGCCGCGCGCTTCACCGGGCGCCAGTTCCTGGTCGACCCGCGTGTGACCGGCAAGATGACGGTGGTTTCCGATGGCCCGGTGAGCCGTACGCAGGCCTACCAGTTGCTGCTGGGTGCGCTGCGCATGCGTGGCTTCGCCGTGGTCGAGAACGGCGGCGTCAGCCGGGTGGTGCCGCAGGCCGATGCCAAGCTGCTCGGTGGCCGCGTCGGCAGCGGCGGTGCGGGGGGCGAGGTCGCCACGCGCACCTTCGCGCTGCGCTACGAGAACGCGGCCGCCATGGTGGCAGTGCTGCGGCCGATGATCAGCCCGGACAATCCGATCACTGCCAATCCGGGCAACAACACCCTGGTGATCACCGATTATGCCGACAACCTGGAGCGCATCGCGCGGGTGATTGCCAGCGTCGATACTCCGGCCGGCATGGACACCGATGTGGTGAAGCTGCAGCAGGGCATCGCCGTTGACGTTGCGGCGATGGTCGCGCCGCTGCTTGATGCCCAGGGCGCCGAGCCCACCCAGAAGGTGGTGGTGATGGCCGACCCGCGCAGCAACAGCGTGCTGCTGCGGTCGAGCAGCCCCGGGCGCACCCGCCTGGCGCGGCAGCTGGTGGAGAAGCTGGACCGCGCGCAGGACGAGTCCGGCAACCTGCATGTGGTCTACCTGCGCAATGCCCAGGCCAACCAGCTGGCCGGAGTGCTGCGAGGCGTGGTGGCGGGTCAGAGCGATGCAGCGGCGATGGGCAGCAATGAAGGCATCACACCATTGCCCGGCGACGCCAACCGTTCCGCGCCCACGCAGCCGTCGCAGCCGCAGCAGGCCAAGACCGGGGGCAATGCGCTGGAATCGCAGCGTCTGGACCCGAGCCGGCGTGACCCGATCGATGCGGGAAGCACCGGCTTCAGCCAGAACGGCATCTCGGTGCAGGCGGACGTGGCCACCAACACGCTGCTGATCTCGGCGCCGGAACCGGTGTACCGCAACCTGCGGCGTGTGATCGACCAGCTCGACCAGCGCCGTGCGCAGGTGCTGGTGGAAAGCCTGATCGTGGAGGTCAACCAGACCGACGCGGCCGAGCTGGGCGTGCAATGGATGCTGGGCAATGGCCGTACCTTTGGCGGCACCCACTTTGGCGGCGCCACCGGCGGCAGTGGGCTGAGCACCACCGCGCGCACCACGCTGGACGTGCTGCCCAAGGATGGCCTGAAGATCGGCGTGATCGACGGCACCATCAACCTGCCAGGTGTCGGCCAGATCCTCAACATGAAAGCGCTGGCCAACGCGCTGCAGAGCAAGGGCGGCGCCAACATCCTGTCCACGCCGAACCTGATGACGCTGGACAACGAAGCGGCCAGCATCATGGTCGGTCAGACCGTGCCGTTCGTCAGCGGCCGCTACGTGACCGACGGTGGCGGTGGCAGCAACAACCCGTTCCAGACCATCGTGCGCGAGGACGTCGGCTTGAAGCTGCGGGTGCGCCCGCAGATTTCCGAGGGCGGCACGGTGAAGCTGGACATCTACCAGGAAGTCAGCAGCATCGACGCGCAGAGCGCGAACAGCACGGCCGGCATCATCACCAACAAGCGTGCGCTGGATACCAGCGTGCTGCTGGACGATGGCCAGATCATGGTGCTGGGTGGCCTACTGGAAGACAGCGTCAGCCATGGCCGTGATGCGGTGCCGGGGCTGGGAAAGATCCCGGTGCTGGGCGCCTTGTTCCGCAGTGATACGCGCAAGCGCACCAAGACCAACCTGATGGTGTTCCTGCGCCCGCACGTGGTGCGCGACCCCGCCGCCGGCCAGCGCCTGACCCGCGACCGCTACGACTACATGCGCAACGCGCAGGCCGGCGCGCAGCCGGTACAGAGCTGGGCATTGCCCGCGCTGTCGGCGCCGCAGCTGCCACCGCAGGACCTGTCGGTGCTCGGCCAGGGCAATGCGCGCGATGGCCAGGGTCAGCCGTTGCAGAACACCAGCCTGGCGGCGCTGTACCCGTCCGGCGAGGGCGATGCGCAGCTGGTGCAGTTCGCGCAGGGACTGGACCCGGCGCGTGCCAGCCAGGGCGTGGCGCAGGTGCGGGCACTGGGCCTGCAGGCCTATGCCGAAGCGACGCCGGGTGAGAGCGGGCAACGCCTGCGGGTGCGATTGCCGCGCGACCCGGCGACGCTGGACCCGGCGCTGCAGCAGTTGCGCGGACTCGGCTACACGCCGGAACTGGTGATCGGGCCGTGA
- the gspM gene encoding type II secretion system protein GspM: protein MTTRTLRLGEGLAGVQQRWQRLPPRDRLMLWVMVVALLVAGLWSLWLEPLLKQRTHWQAELPRLQAQSRALAPLLRARERQQQAQGQQPTLAGLRDGIKTAGLADGLHIEARDGRWHLQVQAVPADALWNWLLPVLADPAIELQQLQLTRTGDANMPAARISGNIVMALNVGAHP from the coding sequence GTGACCACCCGAACCTTGCGACTGGGCGAGGGACTGGCAGGCGTGCAGCAACGCTGGCAACGCCTGCCACCGCGCGACCGGCTGATGCTGTGGGTGATGGTGGTGGCGCTGCTGGTGGCGGGTCTGTGGTCGTTGTGGCTGGAGCCCCTGCTGAAGCAGCGCACGCATTGGCAGGCCGAGCTGCCTCGGTTACAGGCGCAGTCGCGCGCACTGGCACCGCTGCTACGCGCCCGCGAGCGCCAGCAGCAGGCGCAGGGCCAGCAGCCGACACTGGCCGGGCTGCGCGATGGAATCAAGACCGCCGGCCTTGCCGACGGCCTGCATATCGAAGCGCGCGACGGGCGTTGGCACCTGCAGGTGCAGGCAGTGCCCGCCGACGCGCTGTGGAACTGGCTGCTGCCCGTGCTGGCCGATCCGGCCATCGAGCTGCAGCAGCTGCAACTGACACGCACAGGGGATGCGAACATGCCGGCGGCACGGATTTCCGGAAACATCGTGATGGCGCTCAATGTGGGTGCCCATCCATGA